Proteins encoded within one genomic window of Epinephelus lanceolatus isolate andai-2023 chromosome 9, ASM4190304v1, whole genome shotgun sequence:
- the cdc14b gene encoding dual specificity protein phosphatase CDC14B isoform X2, with protein sequence MKRKSERRRAESRKKRCAAPNSSEAEPNSDIYTEITGMFKTVGKMTADDVSSRCIEFIKDQLYFAILKQKIKSTAERHCFCIDEELAYENFYADFGPLNLAMFYRFCCKLTKKLKSITLSRKKIIFYTCGDQKKQANAAYLIGSYAVMNLNMTPEEAYSLLVSRNSTYIPFRDASFGTCMYNLNILDCLRGVHKALQYGWLDFSKFDVEEYEHYERAENGDLNWIIPGKFLAFSGPHPKSKIENGYPLHAPEAYIPYFRNHNITTIIRLNKKMYDARRFTESGFEHHDLFFVDGSTPNDTIVRKFLNICENAEGAIAVHCKAGLGRTGTLIACYMMKHYCLSAAEAIAWIRICRPGSIIGPQQNFIEEKQNGLWAEGDVFREKMLNERENGKMAVTRILSGVDDITINGSNKNRTTKKEEMDLYNDDEERNGLTQGDKLRALKSKRQARSSSGSLSQEENKIHTRSSSQSLSRVILQASVQGCKASVNPLALSDQSDSRKRTRTSLPANGVGGSSLCHTRLVRSLGNLHVVAGNRDPMCWEPCGSHRDTASATANTGTLINLNMAQAHIQSLHTQS encoded by the exons GCATGTTCAAAACTGTGGGCAAGATGACCGCGGATGATGTTTCGTCAAGATGCATTGAGTTTATCAAGG atcAACTGTATTTCGCCATATTAAAGCAAAAGATCAAGAGCACAGCTGAGCGCCACTGCTTCTGCATAGATGAAGAGCTGGCATATGAGAA CTTCTATGCGGACTTTGGTCCCCTTAACCTGGCCATGTTTTATCGCTTCTGTTGCAAGCTGACAAAGAAGCTCAAG TCCATCACGCTGTCAAGGAAGAAGATCATCTTCTACACCTGTGGAGATCAGAAGAAACAAGCCAATGCTGCCTACCTGATCGGCTCATATGCA GTGATGAATCTAAACATGACGCCAGAGGAGGCCTACAGTCTGCTGGTGTCCAGGAATTCAACATATATTCCATTCAG AGATGCTTCGTTTGGAACCTGCATGTACAATCTGAACATCCTCGATTGCCTTCGTGGTGTTCACAAG GCTCTGCAGTACGGCTGGCTCGACTTCTCCAAATTTGATGTGGAAGAATACGAGCACTATGAGAGGGCAGAAAATGGAGACTTGAACTGGATCATTCCAGGAAAGTTCCTCGCGTTTAGCGGGCCTCATCCAAAAAGCAAAATAGAGAATG GGTACCCTCTGCACGCTCCTGAGGCATACATCCCATACTTCAGGAATCACAACATCACCACTATCATCAGACTCAACAAGAAGATGTACGACGCCAGGCGTTTCACAGAATCTGGCTTCGAGCACCATGATCTGTTCTTCGTGGATGGGAGCACACCAAACGACACCATCGTCAGGAAGTTCCTCAACATCTGCGAGAACGCAGAAGGAGCCATTGCAGTGCACTGCAAAG ctggTCTGGGGAGGACTGGCACTCTGATTGCCTGTTACATGATGAAACATTACTGCCTGAGTGCTGCAGAGGCCATCGCCTGGATACGGATTTGCCGACCAGGGTCCATCATTGGACCTCAGCAGAACTTCATTGAAGA GAAGCAGAACGGTCTGTGGGCAGAGGGAGATGTTTTCCGAGAGAAGATGCTGAATGAACGAGAGAACGGAAAGATGGCTGTAACCAGGATCCTGTCTGGTGTGGATGATATAACCATTAACGGGAGCAACAAGAACAGGAcaacaaagaaagaagaaatggaCCTG tataatgaTGATGAGGAGAGAAATGGCCTCACACAGGGCGACAAACTGAGAGCCCTGAAGAGCAAGAGGCAGGCCAGATCGTCCTCCGGTTCACTATC acaagaaGAGAATAAGATTCACACCAGGTCATCATCACAGTCCCTAAG CAGGGTCATCTTACAGGCCAGTGTTCAGGGCTGTAAGGCCAGCGTCAACCCCTTGGCTctgtctgaccaatcagacAGCAGGAAGAGGACCAGAACCTCACTGCCAGCCaacggagtaggaggaag CTCCCTGTGCCACACCAGACTGGTCAGGTCCCTAGGCAACTTGCATGTAGTGGCTGGCAACAGGGACCCAATGTGTTGGGAGCCATGTGGCAGCCATAGAGACACGGCCAGTGCCACAGCCAACACAGGCACTCTCATCAACTTAAACATGGCACAGGCCCACATTCAG TCACTCCATACCCAAAGCTAG
- the cdc14b gene encoding dual specificity protein phosphatase CDC14B isoform X1 yields the protein MKRKSERRRAESRKKRCAAPNSSEAEPNSDIYTEITGMFKTVGKMTADDVSSRCIEFIKDQLYFAILKQKIKSTAERHCFCIDEELAYENFYADFGPLNLAMFYRFCCKLTKKLKSITLSRKKIIFYTCGDQKKQANAAYLIGSYAVMNLNMTPEEAYSLLVSRNSTYIPFRDASFGTCMYNLNILDCLRGVHKALQYGWLDFSKFDVEEYEHYERAENGDLNWIIPGKFLAFSGPHPKSKIENGYPLHAPEAYIPYFRNHNITTIIRLNKKMYDARRFTESGFEHHDLFFVDGSTPNDTIVRKFLNICENAEGAIAVHCKAGLGRTGTLIACYMMKHYCLSAAEAIAWIRICRPGSIIGPQQNFIEEKQNGLWAEGDVFREKMLNERENGKMAVTRILSGVDDITINGSNKNRTTKKEEMDLYNDDEERNGLTQGDKLRALKSKRQARSSSGSLSQEENKIHTRSSSQSLSRVILQASVQGCKASVNPLALSDQSDSRKRTRTSLPANGVGGSSLCHTRLVRSLGNLHVVAGNRDPMCWEPCGSHRDTASATANTGTLINLNMAQAHIQTYCLQRT from the exons GCATGTTCAAAACTGTGGGCAAGATGACCGCGGATGATGTTTCGTCAAGATGCATTGAGTTTATCAAGG atcAACTGTATTTCGCCATATTAAAGCAAAAGATCAAGAGCACAGCTGAGCGCCACTGCTTCTGCATAGATGAAGAGCTGGCATATGAGAA CTTCTATGCGGACTTTGGTCCCCTTAACCTGGCCATGTTTTATCGCTTCTGTTGCAAGCTGACAAAGAAGCTCAAG TCCATCACGCTGTCAAGGAAGAAGATCATCTTCTACACCTGTGGAGATCAGAAGAAACAAGCCAATGCTGCCTACCTGATCGGCTCATATGCA GTGATGAATCTAAACATGACGCCAGAGGAGGCCTACAGTCTGCTGGTGTCCAGGAATTCAACATATATTCCATTCAG AGATGCTTCGTTTGGAACCTGCATGTACAATCTGAACATCCTCGATTGCCTTCGTGGTGTTCACAAG GCTCTGCAGTACGGCTGGCTCGACTTCTCCAAATTTGATGTGGAAGAATACGAGCACTATGAGAGGGCAGAAAATGGAGACTTGAACTGGATCATTCCAGGAAAGTTCCTCGCGTTTAGCGGGCCTCATCCAAAAAGCAAAATAGAGAATG GGTACCCTCTGCACGCTCCTGAGGCATACATCCCATACTTCAGGAATCACAACATCACCACTATCATCAGACTCAACAAGAAGATGTACGACGCCAGGCGTTTCACAGAATCTGGCTTCGAGCACCATGATCTGTTCTTCGTGGATGGGAGCACACCAAACGACACCATCGTCAGGAAGTTCCTCAACATCTGCGAGAACGCAGAAGGAGCCATTGCAGTGCACTGCAAAG ctggTCTGGGGAGGACTGGCACTCTGATTGCCTGTTACATGATGAAACATTACTGCCTGAGTGCTGCAGAGGCCATCGCCTGGATACGGATTTGCCGACCAGGGTCCATCATTGGACCTCAGCAGAACTTCATTGAAGA GAAGCAGAACGGTCTGTGGGCAGAGGGAGATGTTTTCCGAGAGAAGATGCTGAATGAACGAGAGAACGGAAAGATGGCTGTAACCAGGATCCTGTCTGGTGTGGATGATATAACCATTAACGGGAGCAACAAGAACAGGAcaacaaagaaagaagaaatggaCCTG tataatgaTGATGAGGAGAGAAATGGCCTCACACAGGGCGACAAACTGAGAGCCCTGAAGAGCAAGAGGCAGGCCAGATCGTCCTCCGGTTCACTATC acaagaaGAGAATAAGATTCACACCAGGTCATCATCACAGTCCCTAAG CAGGGTCATCTTACAGGCCAGTGTTCAGGGCTGTAAGGCCAGCGTCAACCCCTTGGCTctgtctgaccaatcagacAGCAGGAAGAGGACCAGAACCTCACTGCCAGCCaacggagtaggaggaag CTCCCTGTGCCACACCAGACTGGTCAGGTCCCTAGGCAACTTGCATGTAGTGGCTGGCAACAGGGACCCAATGTGTTGGGAGCCATGTGGCAGCCATAGAGACACGGCCAGTGCCACAGCCAACACAGGCACTCTCATCAACTTAAACATGGCACAGGCCCACATTCAG ACGTACTGTCTCCAGAGGACGTAA
- the cdc14b gene encoding dual specificity protein phosphatase CDC14B isoform X5 has protein sequence MKRKSERRRAESRKKRCAAPNSSEAEPNSDIYTEITDQLYFAILKQKIKSTAERHCFCIDEELAYENFYADFGPLNLAMFYRFCCKLTKKLKSITLSRKKIIFYTCGDQKKQANAAYLIGSYAVMNLNMTPEEAYSLLVSRNSTYIPFRDASFGTCMYNLNILDCLRGVHKALQYGWLDFSKFDVEEYEHYERAENGDLNWIIPGKFLAFSGPHPKSKIENGYPLHAPEAYIPYFRNHNITTIIRLNKKMYDARRFTESGFEHHDLFFVDGSTPNDTIVRKFLNICENAEGAIAVHCKAGLGRTGTLIACYMMKHYCLSAAEAIAWIRICRPGSIIGPQQNFIEEKQNGLWAEGDVFREKMLNERENGKMAVTRILSGVDDITINGSNKNRTTKKEEMDLYNDDEERNGLTQGDKLRALKSKRQARSSSGSLSQEENKIHTRSSSQSLSRVILQASVQGCKASVNPLALSDQSDSRKRTRTSLPANGVGGSSLCHTRLVRSLGNLHVVAGNRDPMCWEPCGSHRDTASATANTGTLINLNMAQAHIQTYCLQRT, from the exons atcAACTGTATTTCGCCATATTAAAGCAAAAGATCAAGAGCACAGCTGAGCGCCACTGCTTCTGCATAGATGAAGAGCTGGCATATGAGAA CTTCTATGCGGACTTTGGTCCCCTTAACCTGGCCATGTTTTATCGCTTCTGTTGCAAGCTGACAAAGAAGCTCAAG TCCATCACGCTGTCAAGGAAGAAGATCATCTTCTACACCTGTGGAGATCAGAAGAAACAAGCCAATGCTGCCTACCTGATCGGCTCATATGCA GTGATGAATCTAAACATGACGCCAGAGGAGGCCTACAGTCTGCTGGTGTCCAGGAATTCAACATATATTCCATTCAG AGATGCTTCGTTTGGAACCTGCATGTACAATCTGAACATCCTCGATTGCCTTCGTGGTGTTCACAAG GCTCTGCAGTACGGCTGGCTCGACTTCTCCAAATTTGATGTGGAAGAATACGAGCACTATGAGAGGGCAGAAAATGGAGACTTGAACTGGATCATTCCAGGAAAGTTCCTCGCGTTTAGCGGGCCTCATCCAAAAAGCAAAATAGAGAATG GGTACCCTCTGCACGCTCCTGAGGCATACATCCCATACTTCAGGAATCACAACATCACCACTATCATCAGACTCAACAAGAAGATGTACGACGCCAGGCGTTTCACAGAATCTGGCTTCGAGCACCATGATCTGTTCTTCGTGGATGGGAGCACACCAAACGACACCATCGTCAGGAAGTTCCTCAACATCTGCGAGAACGCAGAAGGAGCCATTGCAGTGCACTGCAAAG ctggTCTGGGGAGGACTGGCACTCTGATTGCCTGTTACATGATGAAACATTACTGCCTGAGTGCTGCAGAGGCCATCGCCTGGATACGGATTTGCCGACCAGGGTCCATCATTGGACCTCAGCAGAACTTCATTGAAGA GAAGCAGAACGGTCTGTGGGCAGAGGGAGATGTTTTCCGAGAGAAGATGCTGAATGAACGAGAGAACGGAAAGATGGCTGTAACCAGGATCCTGTCTGGTGTGGATGATATAACCATTAACGGGAGCAACAAGAACAGGAcaacaaagaaagaagaaatggaCCTG tataatgaTGATGAGGAGAGAAATGGCCTCACACAGGGCGACAAACTGAGAGCCCTGAAGAGCAAGAGGCAGGCCAGATCGTCCTCCGGTTCACTATC acaagaaGAGAATAAGATTCACACCAGGTCATCATCACAGTCCCTAAG CAGGGTCATCTTACAGGCCAGTGTTCAGGGCTGTAAGGCCAGCGTCAACCCCTTGGCTctgtctgaccaatcagacAGCAGGAAGAGGACCAGAACCTCACTGCCAGCCaacggagtaggaggaag CTCCCTGTGCCACACCAGACTGGTCAGGTCCCTAGGCAACTTGCATGTAGTGGCTGGCAACAGGGACCCAATGTGTTGGGAGCCATGTGGCAGCCATAGAGACACGGCCAGTGCCACAGCCAACACAGGCACTCTCATCAACTTAAACATGGCACAGGCCCACATTCAG ACGTACTGTCTCCAGAGGACGTAA
- the cdc14b gene encoding dual specificity protein phosphatase CDC14B isoform X3: MKRKSERRRAESRKKRCAAPNSSEAEPNSDIYTEITGMFKTVGKMTADDVSSRCIEFIKDQLYFAILKQKIKSTAERHCFCIDEELAYENFYADFGPLNLAMFYRFCCKLTKKLKSITLSRKKIIFYTCGDQKKQANAAYLIGSYAVMNLNMTPEEAYSLLVSRNSTYIPFRDASFGTCMYNLNILDCLRGVHKALQYGWLDFSKFDVEEYEHYERAENGDLNWIIPGKFLAFSGPHPKSKIENGYPLHAPEAYIPYFRNHNITTIIRLNKKMYDARRFTESGFEHHDLFFVDGSTPNDTIVRKFLNICENAEGAIAVHCKAGLGRTGTLIACYMMKHYCLSAAEAIAWIRICRPGSIIGPQQNFIEEKQNGLWAEGDVFREKMLNERENGKMAVTRILSGVDDITINGSNKNRTTKKEEMDLYNDDEERNGLTQGDKLRALKSKRQARSSSGSLSQEENKIHTRSSSQSLRVILQASVQGCKASVNPLALSDQSDSRKRTRTSLPANGVGGSSLCHTRLVRSLGNLHVVAGNRDPMCWEPCGSHRDTASATANTGTLINLNMAQAHIQTYCLQRT; encoded by the exons GCATGTTCAAAACTGTGGGCAAGATGACCGCGGATGATGTTTCGTCAAGATGCATTGAGTTTATCAAGG atcAACTGTATTTCGCCATATTAAAGCAAAAGATCAAGAGCACAGCTGAGCGCCACTGCTTCTGCATAGATGAAGAGCTGGCATATGAGAA CTTCTATGCGGACTTTGGTCCCCTTAACCTGGCCATGTTTTATCGCTTCTGTTGCAAGCTGACAAAGAAGCTCAAG TCCATCACGCTGTCAAGGAAGAAGATCATCTTCTACACCTGTGGAGATCAGAAGAAACAAGCCAATGCTGCCTACCTGATCGGCTCATATGCA GTGATGAATCTAAACATGACGCCAGAGGAGGCCTACAGTCTGCTGGTGTCCAGGAATTCAACATATATTCCATTCAG AGATGCTTCGTTTGGAACCTGCATGTACAATCTGAACATCCTCGATTGCCTTCGTGGTGTTCACAAG GCTCTGCAGTACGGCTGGCTCGACTTCTCCAAATTTGATGTGGAAGAATACGAGCACTATGAGAGGGCAGAAAATGGAGACTTGAACTGGATCATTCCAGGAAAGTTCCTCGCGTTTAGCGGGCCTCATCCAAAAAGCAAAATAGAGAATG GGTACCCTCTGCACGCTCCTGAGGCATACATCCCATACTTCAGGAATCACAACATCACCACTATCATCAGACTCAACAAGAAGATGTACGACGCCAGGCGTTTCACAGAATCTGGCTTCGAGCACCATGATCTGTTCTTCGTGGATGGGAGCACACCAAACGACACCATCGTCAGGAAGTTCCTCAACATCTGCGAGAACGCAGAAGGAGCCATTGCAGTGCACTGCAAAG ctggTCTGGGGAGGACTGGCACTCTGATTGCCTGTTACATGATGAAACATTACTGCCTGAGTGCTGCAGAGGCCATCGCCTGGATACGGATTTGCCGACCAGGGTCCATCATTGGACCTCAGCAGAACTTCATTGAAGA GAAGCAGAACGGTCTGTGGGCAGAGGGAGATGTTTTCCGAGAGAAGATGCTGAATGAACGAGAGAACGGAAAGATGGCTGTAACCAGGATCCTGTCTGGTGTGGATGATATAACCATTAACGGGAGCAACAAGAACAGGAcaacaaagaaagaagaaatggaCCTG tataatgaTGATGAGGAGAGAAATGGCCTCACACAGGGCGACAAACTGAGAGCCCTGAAGAGCAAGAGGCAGGCCAGATCGTCCTCCGGTTCACTATC acaagaaGAGAATAAGATTCACACCAGGTCATCATCACAGTCCCTAAG GGTCATCTTACAGGCCAGTGTTCAGGGCTGTAAGGCCAGCGTCAACCCCTTGGCTctgtctgaccaatcagacAGCAGGAAGAGGACCAGAACCTCACTGCCAGCCaacggagtaggaggaag CTCCCTGTGCCACACCAGACTGGTCAGGTCCCTAGGCAACTTGCATGTAGTGGCTGGCAACAGGGACCCAATGTGTTGGGAGCCATGTGGCAGCCATAGAGACACGGCCAGTGCCACAGCCAACACAGGCACTCTCATCAACTTAAACATGGCACAGGCCCACATTCAG ACGTACTGTCTCCAGAGGACGTAA
- the cdc14b gene encoding dual specificity protein phosphatase CDC14B isoform X6, translating into MKRKSERRRAESRKKRCAAPNSSEAEPNSDIYTEITDQLYFAILKQKIKSTAERHCFCIDEELAYENFYADFGPLNLAMFYRFCCKLTKKLKSITLSRKKIIFYTCGDQKKQANAAYLIGSYAVMNLNMTPEEAYSLLVSRNSTYIPFRDASFGTCMYNLNILDCLRGVHKALQYGWLDFSKFDVEEYEHYERAENGDLNWIIPGKFLAFSGPHPKSKIENGYPLHAPEAYIPYFRNHNITTIIRLNKKMYDARRFTESGFEHHDLFFVDGSTPNDTIVRKFLNICENAEGAIAVHCKAGLGRTGTLIACYMMKHYCLSAAEAIAWIRICRPGSIIGPQQNFIEEKQNGLWAEGDVFREKMLNERENGKMAVTRILSGVDDITINGSNKNRTTKKEEMDLYNDDEERNGLTQGDKLRALKSKRQARSSSGSLSQEENKIHTRSSSQSLRVILQASVQGCKASVNPLALSDQSDSRKRTRTSLPANGVGGSSLCHTRLVRSLGNLHVVAGNRDPMCWEPCGSHRDTASATANTGTLINLNMAQAHIQTYCLQRT; encoded by the exons atcAACTGTATTTCGCCATATTAAAGCAAAAGATCAAGAGCACAGCTGAGCGCCACTGCTTCTGCATAGATGAAGAGCTGGCATATGAGAA CTTCTATGCGGACTTTGGTCCCCTTAACCTGGCCATGTTTTATCGCTTCTGTTGCAAGCTGACAAAGAAGCTCAAG TCCATCACGCTGTCAAGGAAGAAGATCATCTTCTACACCTGTGGAGATCAGAAGAAACAAGCCAATGCTGCCTACCTGATCGGCTCATATGCA GTGATGAATCTAAACATGACGCCAGAGGAGGCCTACAGTCTGCTGGTGTCCAGGAATTCAACATATATTCCATTCAG AGATGCTTCGTTTGGAACCTGCATGTACAATCTGAACATCCTCGATTGCCTTCGTGGTGTTCACAAG GCTCTGCAGTACGGCTGGCTCGACTTCTCCAAATTTGATGTGGAAGAATACGAGCACTATGAGAGGGCAGAAAATGGAGACTTGAACTGGATCATTCCAGGAAAGTTCCTCGCGTTTAGCGGGCCTCATCCAAAAAGCAAAATAGAGAATG GGTACCCTCTGCACGCTCCTGAGGCATACATCCCATACTTCAGGAATCACAACATCACCACTATCATCAGACTCAACAAGAAGATGTACGACGCCAGGCGTTTCACAGAATCTGGCTTCGAGCACCATGATCTGTTCTTCGTGGATGGGAGCACACCAAACGACACCATCGTCAGGAAGTTCCTCAACATCTGCGAGAACGCAGAAGGAGCCATTGCAGTGCACTGCAAAG ctggTCTGGGGAGGACTGGCACTCTGATTGCCTGTTACATGATGAAACATTACTGCCTGAGTGCTGCAGAGGCCATCGCCTGGATACGGATTTGCCGACCAGGGTCCATCATTGGACCTCAGCAGAACTTCATTGAAGA GAAGCAGAACGGTCTGTGGGCAGAGGGAGATGTTTTCCGAGAGAAGATGCTGAATGAACGAGAGAACGGAAAGATGGCTGTAACCAGGATCCTGTCTGGTGTGGATGATATAACCATTAACGGGAGCAACAAGAACAGGAcaacaaagaaagaagaaatggaCCTG tataatgaTGATGAGGAGAGAAATGGCCTCACACAGGGCGACAAACTGAGAGCCCTGAAGAGCAAGAGGCAGGCCAGATCGTCCTCCGGTTCACTATC acaagaaGAGAATAAGATTCACACCAGGTCATCATCACAGTCCCTAAG GGTCATCTTACAGGCCAGTGTTCAGGGCTGTAAGGCCAGCGTCAACCCCTTGGCTctgtctgaccaatcagacAGCAGGAAGAGGACCAGAACCTCACTGCCAGCCaacggagtaggaggaag CTCCCTGTGCCACACCAGACTGGTCAGGTCCCTAGGCAACTTGCATGTAGTGGCTGGCAACAGGGACCCAATGTGTTGGGAGCCATGTGGCAGCCATAGAGACACGGCCAGTGCCACAGCCAACACAGGCACTCTCATCAACTTAAACATGGCACAGGCCCACATTCAG ACGTACTGTCTCCAGAGGACGTAA
- the cdc14b gene encoding dual specificity protein phosphatase CDC14B isoform X12 has translation MKRKSERRRAESRKKRCAAPNSSEAEPNSDIYTEITGMFKTVGKMTADDVSSRCIEFIKDQLYFAILKQKIKSTAERHCFCIDEELAYENFYADFGPLNLAMFYRFCCKLTKKLKSITLSRKKIIFYTCGDQKKQANAAYLIGSYAVMNLNMTPEEAYSLLVSRNSTYIPFRDASFGTCMYNLNILDCLRGVHKALQYGWLDFSKFDVEEYEHYERAENGDLNWIIPGKFLAFSGPHPKSKIENGYPLHAPEAYIPYFRNHNITTIIRLNKKMYDARRFTESGFEHHDLFFVDGSTPNDTIVRKFLNICENAEGAIAVHCKAGLGRTGTLIACYMMKHYCLSAAEAIAWIRICRPGSIIGPQQNFIEEKQNGLWAEGDVFREKMLNERENGKMAVTRILSGVDDITINGSNKNRTTKKEEMDLYNDDEERNGLTQGDKLRALKSKRQARSSSGSLSQVVVFCCSLMGTAWPMCCLPFKR, from the exons GCATGTTCAAAACTGTGGGCAAGATGACCGCGGATGATGTTTCGTCAAGATGCATTGAGTTTATCAAGG atcAACTGTATTTCGCCATATTAAAGCAAAAGATCAAGAGCACAGCTGAGCGCCACTGCTTCTGCATAGATGAAGAGCTGGCATATGAGAA CTTCTATGCGGACTTTGGTCCCCTTAACCTGGCCATGTTTTATCGCTTCTGTTGCAAGCTGACAAAGAAGCTCAAG TCCATCACGCTGTCAAGGAAGAAGATCATCTTCTACACCTGTGGAGATCAGAAGAAACAAGCCAATGCTGCCTACCTGATCGGCTCATATGCA GTGATGAATCTAAACATGACGCCAGAGGAGGCCTACAGTCTGCTGGTGTCCAGGAATTCAACATATATTCCATTCAG AGATGCTTCGTTTGGAACCTGCATGTACAATCTGAACATCCTCGATTGCCTTCGTGGTGTTCACAAG GCTCTGCAGTACGGCTGGCTCGACTTCTCCAAATTTGATGTGGAAGAATACGAGCACTATGAGAGGGCAGAAAATGGAGACTTGAACTGGATCATTCCAGGAAAGTTCCTCGCGTTTAGCGGGCCTCATCCAAAAAGCAAAATAGAGAATG GGTACCCTCTGCACGCTCCTGAGGCATACATCCCATACTTCAGGAATCACAACATCACCACTATCATCAGACTCAACAAGAAGATGTACGACGCCAGGCGTTTCACAGAATCTGGCTTCGAGCACCATGATCTGTTCTTCGTGGATGGGAGCACACCAAACGACACCATCGTCAGGAAGTTCCTCAACATCTGCGAGAACGCAGAAGGAGCCATTGCAGTGCACTGCAAAG ctggTCTGGGGAGGACTGGCACTCTGATTGCCTGTTACATGATGAAACATTACTGCCTGAGTGCTGCAGAGGCCATCGCCTGGATACGGATTTGCCGACCAGGGTCCATCATTGGACCTCAGCAGAACTTCATTGAAGA GAAGCAGAACGGTCTGTGGGCAGAGGGAGATGTTTTCCGAGAGAAGATGCTGAATGAACGAGAGAACGGAAAGATGGCTGTAACCAGGATCCTGTCTGGTGTGGATGATATAACCATTAACGGGAGCAACAAGAACAGGAcaacaaagaaagaagaaatggaCCTG tataatgaTGATGAGGAGAGAAATGGCCTCACACAGGGCGACAAACTGAGAGCCCTGAAGAGCAAGAGGCAGGCCAGATCGTCCTCCGGTTCACTATC GCAGGTGGTAGTGTTCTGCTGCAGCCTCATGGGCACGGCGTGGCCGATGTGTTGCCTGCCGTTCAAAAGATAg